The Glandiceps talaboti chromosome 9, keGlaTala1.1, whole genome shotgun sequence genome window below encodes:
- the LOC144440278 gene encoding ATP synthase F(0) complex subunit g, mitochondrial-like, whose amino-acid sequence MSRMLAKVAGAGQRMGSAVVTRGPELATGLVQWSTPKLKTFWHYAKVELIPPKPSEIPAVQKGLQEVIAAAKTGKWKTLTVREAWLNTLVAVEICFWFFIGEQIGRRSMVGYDVKLAIEPPKHSPI is encoded by the exons ATGTCGCGGATGCTGGCTAAAGTGGCTGGTGCAGGCCAACGTATGGGCTCTGCTGTGGTGACTAGAGGACCAGAGCTTGCAACGG GACTGGTCCAGTGGTCAACCCCTAAACTAAAGACATTTTGGCACTATGCAAAGGTAGAATTGATTCCACCAAAGCCTTCTGAAATACCTGCTGTACAGAAAGGTCTACAAGAAGTAATTGCAGCTGCTAAGACAGGCAAATGGAAAACACTAACTGTTAGG GAAGCCTGGCTGAATACCCTAGTTGCTGTGGAAATATGTTTCTGGTTTTTCATTGGTGAACAAATAGGACGGCGTAGTATGGTTGGATATGACGTGAAATTAGCAATAGAACCACCCAAACATTCTCCAATTTAG